TCAAAAAGTTCAAGGATCATTACCCCGACGTACAGATCAATGTGACCTGCGCGCTGAGTCCGGAGATTCTCGACCAGCTGCACCAGGAAGAAATCCATGTGGGTGTGGTGCGGGGCGAGTATTCCTGGCATGGCGCCAAAAGCCTCCTGCATGATGAGTCGATCTGCATTATCTCCAAAGAAGCGCTTGATCTGGAACGTCTTCCGGAGCTGCCGCAAATTCATTACAAAGAGCCGAAAATCAAAGCGGCGAGCCCGGCGCCGTCCCGCTTAAGCGAAACGATTCAAGCCTGGTGGCACGAACGCTATGATGCTCCGCCGACGATTACGATGCAGGTGGATGCTTATGAAACCTGTAAGGAAATGGTCAAACACGGGCTGGGGTACTCCATCGTGCCCGGCGTATTTGTCTCTCCGGAGGACGGGCTGCATACCGTCGACTTAATCCGCAAGAACGGTGAGCCGATCAAGCGGAATACTTGGATGCTGTATCAGGAAACCTCTCTGTCGCTGGCGATTGTCGACCGCTTTGTTCAATTTATGAAAACCGAACATACTTCATAAGGTCCTTCGGGGCCTTATTTTTTTTGAACGGTGGTATGCATAAATATTCTTTCCCGCATGTTCCTTGCAATAATTTAGAAGCTGAAGTTAACGAATAAGCAGCATGGAAGAGGCAATTCGGCAGGCAAGTGCAACGGATTTTTGGTTGGAAAGATAAGGCAGACCCTTGCAGCTCAGCTCGGATCCATAAAATTTTTTTAGGCAAAGCGCGAAAAACTATTAATTGTACTTATTCCTGCCGGACCGCTACAATGATTCATAAAGTTGCATAAATATTCGGTGTAAGGTTGGGGGAACTAATGAATAATGACGAGCTGAACCGGCAGAAACAGTGGATTGAACGTGCCGTGGATGCGCGGGATGAACAGCTGCGGCGAATCGCCTTGCAAATTCATGCTCATCCGGAGCTCAGCTTCCATGAGCATCAGGCGCAGCGCTGGCTGACGGAGCCTTTAGTGGAAGCGGGTTTCGATGTGGAGCTGGGGATCGCCGGGCTGGAAACGTCGTTTCGCGCCACTTGGGAAGGAATGCCGGGCGGGCCGACCGTGGCCCTTCTTGCGGAGTACGATGCGCTTCCCGCGATCGGGCACGCTTGCGGCCACAATCTGATCGGCACGGCCGCCGTAGGCGCTGCGCTTGCTCTCAAAGATGCCTGTCCTGAGCTGCCGGGCAAAATTATTGTACTGGGCACGCCGGCGGAGGAGGAAGGCGGGGGCAAGATCGTCATGTGCAACGAAGGCGTGCTCGACGGGATCGATGCGGCCATGATGTGCCATCCGCAGAATAAAACAATGGTGCTGCGCGGCGCGCTCGCTTGTGTGGATGCGACC
The window above is part of the Paenibacillus hamazuiensis genome. Proteins encoded here:
- a CDS encoding LysR family transcriptional regulator, whose translation is MNEKDCVLLQYLMEEQSLTKAAERLYITQPALTYRLHQLEKEFGVPIIVKNAKGAKLTPEGEYLAAYAKKSLDDLNKMKDYITNMRNEVKGTLRLGVASYFGLYKLPPLLKKFKDHYPDVQINVTCALSPEILDQLHQEEIHVGVVRGEYSWHGAKSLLHDESICIISKEALDLERLPELPQIHYKEPKIKAASPAPSRLSETIQAWWHERYDAPPTITMQVDAYETCKEMVKHGLGYSIVPGVFVSPEDGLHTVDLIRKNGEPIKRNTWMLYQETSLSLAIVDRFVQFMKTEHTS